In Carbonactinospora thermoautotrophica, the genomic stretch GCCCACTTCAAGTGCCCCAAGTCGGTAGAGTTTCGGGACTCACTCGAGCGCACCGCGACTGGAAAGCTCCAGAAGTTCAAGTTGCGCGAACCCTACTGGGCCGGACACGAGCGCCGTGTCCACTGATCCTTACTGCGCGCCAAGCGGTAGAGCTATGTCATCCCCCTACTGTCGAAATAACCGAGCGCGAAGAGGATGAGACCGGGTGAACAACGGTTCCAACGGGTCTGTCAAGCGAACAGTGATGCTCCGGGAAGCGTTGCTGGTGCGGGGTTTGGGCTTGCCCGGGCGACCGAGGAGGAGAAGCGTTCGCAGGTCGAGCGCACCCGGCGATTTAGGGAGAAGCATCGCGAGGAGGCGCAAAAGGCGCTACCGCGGTTAGGAAACGCGGCTGCCGGTGGTGAGAACGCCTTCGACGTGTTGATGGGCGCGGCCCGGGTCGGCGCGCTCGGCCAAGATCACCGAGGTGTTTTTCGAGGTGGGCGGCCAGTACCGCCGCAACGTTTGATCCAGGGGAGTGCAGTGCGTGAGTGACATTCGTCGGGTGGGTGTTGTCGGTGCCGGCCTGATGGGATCCGGCATCGCGGAGGTGTGCGCGCGGGCAGGGCTGGATGTGCTGGTGTCCGAACGGGACGCGGCTTCGGCCGAAGCCGGTCGTGCTCGGGTGGAGAAGTCGTTGGCGCGTGCGGTACGCGCGAAGAAGATCAGTGCTGAGGAGCGGGATTCGGCGCTGCAGCGGCTCCGGTTCGTCGCCGATCTCGGTGAGATGGTTGACCGGGATCTGGTCGTGGAGACGGTGGCCGAGCACGAGCCGACGAAGCTTGAGGTGTTCGCGGCCCTGGACAAGGTGGTCGAGCGTTCTGACGCGATCTTCGCGTCAAACACGTCCTCGATTCCGATCATGAAGCTGGCGATGGCCACGAGCCGGCCCGAACAGGTGATCGGGATGCACTTTTTCAACCCGGTGCCGGTGCTCAAGCTGGTCGAGCTGATTCCGTCGCTGCTGTCCAGTGAGGAGACGCAGGCGCGCGTGGAGGCGTTCGCCACCGGTGTGTTGGGCAAGACGGTGGTGCGCTCGAAGGACCGGGCCGGGTTCGTGGTCAACGCCCTGTTGATCCCCTACCTGCTGTCGGCGATCCGGATGTTGGAGTCCGGGTTCGCTTCGGCGCAGGACATCGACAACGGCATGGTCTTGGGCTGCGCGCATCCGATGGGGCCGCTTGCGCTGGTCGATCTGATCGGGTTGGACACCACGAAGGCGGTGGCCGAGTCGATGTATGAGGAGTTTAAGGAGCCGCTGTATTCTCCGCCGCCGCTGCTGTTGCGCATGGTCGACGCGGGGTTGTTGGGCAGGAAGTCCGGCCGTGGGTTCTACGACTACGAGGTGAAGTGATGACCGGGCTGTACCAGCTCGCCGAGGAGCACGAGGCGCTGCGGGAGGCGGTGCGTTCACTGGCGGAGAAGGAGATCGCGCCGTACGCGGGCGAGGTCGACGAGCAGGAGCGGTTTCCGGTCGAGGCGCACAGCGCCTTGGTGAGGGCCGGCTTCCATGCGGTGCACATCCCGGAGGCCTATGACGGGCAGGGTGCGGACTCGGTGGCGACCTGCATCGTCATCGAGGAGGTCGCGCGGGTGTGCGCGTCGTCCTCGCTGATCCCGGCGGTGAACAAGCTCGGCACCATGCCGATCCTGCTGTCGGGGTCGGAGGAGCTGAAGAAGCAGGTCCTGCCGTCGGTCGCGGCGGGCGAGGCTATGGCGTCCTACGCGCTGTCCGAGCGCGAGGCCGGGTCGGATACCGCCTCGATGCGCACCCGGGCTCGGCTGGACGGTGACCACTGGGTGCTCAACGGCACCAAGAGTTGGATCACCAACGCCGGTGAGTCCACCTGGTACACGGTGATGGCGGTGACCGATCCGAACGCCGCCAAACCGTCCCACGGGATTTCGGCCTTCGTTGTGCACAAAGACGACCCAGGTTTCTCGGTCGGCCCGAAGGAGCGCAAGCTCGGTATCAAGGGCTCGCCCACTCGGGAGATCTACTTCGACAACTGCACGATCCCGGCGGGCCGGATCATCGGTGAGCCCGGAACCGGTTTGAAGACCGCGCTGAAGACCCTGGACCACACGCGGCCAACCATCGGGGCGCAGGCGGTCGGGATCGCGCAGGGCGCGCTGGACGCCGCGATCGCCTACGTCAAGGAGCGCAAGCAGTTCGGTAAGGCGATCGCTGATTTCCAGGGCGTGCAGTTCATGCTCGCCGACATGGCCATGAAGGTTGAGGCGGCCCGGCACATGGTGTACGTGGCGGCGGCGAGGGCCGAGCGCGGCGAGCCGAACCTCGGCTTCATCTCCAGCGCCGCCAAGTGCTTCGCCTCCGACGTGGCCATGGAGGTCACGACGAACGCTGTGCAGCTCTTCGGCGGTGCCGGCTACACGCGTGACTTCCCGGTGGAGCGGATGATGCGCGACGCCAAGATCACGCAGATCTACGAGGGCACCAACCAGATCCAGCGCATGGTCATGGCCCGCGCCCTGCTCCAACGGGCTGTAGCTGTATAAGAACAAAAACAGTGTGCCTCCTGGCCTGACATGGTGGGCCGAAGGCCCGCAGGAGGAGACACCCGGCGAGTGGGCTGATGGCCGATCAGCCGGCTACGTCGGAAGAACACCGAGCTGAAGCGGACGAACGAGATCTCGAAGCTAGTGCTGCAACGGCATTTATATCTGGGTGGGTGGCCGCGCCGGCGGTAGTGGCAGCTTCGGGCCTGGTGTTGGCGTCGTCGGCGTCAGCGTGACCAGGCGATTACCTGGTTGTTGGGGTGTAGGGGTGTCAGGAGCAGGGCGGTCAGGAGCCTGCGGATTTCGGGCACGGTGAGCGGGATCAGCTCACTGTCGCGGGGATCCTCGCCCCCTTTGCGGCGTTGGCGCGCGCGACGGTCAACCACGCGTGGGCCAGCATGGACAAGGTGATGTGGGCGTACCAGGCGCGGTAGTGGCGGGCCTGGTCGTGGTCCAGGCCGGCGTCGGTCTTGGCTTGGTGGAAGCATTCTTCGGTCGCCCAGCGGGTGCCGGCCACCCGGGCCAGTTCGGTCAGGGTGGCGTGGCGGGGCCCGGAGCAGACGTAGTAGGCGATCTCGGTGGGGTCGGCGATGGAGCGGCGGGCGAGCAGCCAGTGGCCGCGGCCGGGCCGCCAGGCGATGCGGATCGGGACGCGGGCCCAGTCGTACCGGCGCGGGCCGTGGGCGCCGTCTGCGCAGGACAGTCGCCGCCAGGCCCGGGCGGGTAGGGCGGCGACGAGCTCGTCGGCCCGCCCAAAGCCGTGCCCCGGGGCGAGGACGTCGTTGTTGCGCCGAGTGGCCAGCACATACGCCAGATCGTGTTCTTCCAGCCACACCCGCGGGTACTTCACCTGGCCGTAGGTTTCGTCCGCGGTGACCCACGCGAACGGGATCTTCGCGTCCACGGCTCGGGCCAGTATCGCCATGGCCAGCCGCGGCTTGGTGGCGAACTCGATCTCCTCGGGAATGCCGGCATCCCGGCAGCGGTCACGGTCAACCGTCCACGACTCCGGCAGGTACAGCTCCCGGCAGGTACAGCTCCCGGTCGATGAGGGTGTGGCCGTGACGGGAGGCGTAGGCGAGGAAGACACCCACCTGGCAGTTCTCAGTCCGCCCCGCGGTGCCGGAGTACTGCCGCTGTACTCCCGCCGAGCGGGTGCCCTTCTTCACAAACCCGGTGTCATCGACGATCAGTACCGCCCCGGTGTCGCCAAGGTGTTCGACGAGGTGTCCCGCAGGTCGTCGTGGACCCCGTCAACGTCCCACTCGGCCTTGCGTAACAGCCGCTGTATCCCGTCCGGGCAGCGCTCGCCCGCGTGTTCAGCCAGCGTCTACCCGTTCTTGCGCTCCAGACCGGCTGTCAGCCCACGCACATAGTCGCGGGCACGTCGACGCGGCTCGGCCCGAGTGAACCGGGCCGCGACCCGATCGCACAACGCGTCAAGCTCCGCCACCCACCCGGCAAGATCCACATCCGTCACGCCACGAACAACGCCGCACGGGCGGAAACGTCACCGACCAAGTGCCGTTGCAGTACTAGCGAGATCAGAAGGTGTAGGTGCAGGAACCAGCGGTAACGCCCCGTAAGAGGGCCATCGGCTCAAATCTGGTGGATAGGGGCTGGGATGCCGTGTGTGACCCGTGCGCGGGTCAACTCCGAAGCCGGTCTGTCAGCGCCGGTGGGGAGGCCACGGTGAAGGTCTGCGGCGTGGCCGTGGCGATGCTGCCGGGGCATCAGCTGGGCACCTCCCTGATCGATCGGTCACATGGTGAACGTGGGAACCACCCGCGGTCG encodes the following:
- a CDS encoding 3-hydroxybutyryl-CoA dehydrogenase, which encodes MSDIRRVGVVGAGLMGSGIAEVCARAGLDVLVSERDAASAEAGRARVEKSLARAVRAKKISAEERDSALQRLRFVADLGEMVDRDLVVETVAEHEPTKLEVFAALDKVVERSDAIFASNTSSIPIMKLAMATSRPEQVIGMHFFNPVPVLKLVELIPSLLSSEETQARVEAFATGVLGKTVVRSKDRAGFVVNALLIPYLLSAIRMLESGFASAQDIDNGMVLGCAHPMGPLALVDLIGLDTTKAVAESMYEEFKEPLYSPPPLLLRMVDAGLLGRKSGRGFYDYEVK
- a CDS encoding acyl-CoA dehydrogenase, whose protein sequence is MTGLYQLAEEHEALREAVRSLAEKEIAPYAGEVDEQERFPVEAHSALVRAGFHAVHIPEAYDGQGADSVATCIVIEEVARVCASSSLIPAVNKLGTMPILLSGSEELKKQVLPSVAAGEAMASYALSEREAGSDTASMRTRARLDGDHWVLNGTKSWITNAGESTWYTVMAVTDPNAAKPSHGISAFVVHKDDPGFSVGPKERKLGIKGSPTREIYFDNCTIPAGRIIGEPGTGLKTALKTLDHTRPTIGAQAVGIAQGALDAAIAYVKERKQFGKAIADFQGVQFMLADMAMKVEAARHMVYVAAARAERGEPNLGFISSAAKCFASDVAMEVTTNAVQLFGGAGYTRDFPVERMMRDAKITQIYEGTNQIQRMVMARALLQRAVAV